A region of Bradyrhizobium sp. SZCCHNS1050 DNA encodes the following proteins:
- a CDS encoding SDR family NAD(P)-dependent oxidoreductase has protein sequence MLLKDQAAIVTGGASGLGAATARKLAAQGAKVAVFDLNAKLAEEVAAEIKGVPVVCDVSDAAGAEAAVAKAVEALGQQPRVLVNCAGIGVAKRVVGRDGPMPLADFEKVIKVNLIGSFNMLRLVTNGMTKLEPQATGERGVVINTASVAAYDGQIGQSAYSASKGGIVGMTLPIARELAQFGIRVLTIAPGLFLTPLLANLPQEAQDSLAAAIPFPRRLGHADEFAALALHMVENAYLNGEVVRLDGSLRMAPK, from the coding sequence ATGTTGTTGAAGGACCAGGCCGCCATCGTCACCGGCGGCGCTTCCGGCCTCGGGGCCGCCACCGCCCGCAAGCTCGCTGCGCAGGGCGCCAAGGTCGCGGTGTTCGATCTCAACGCCAAGCTGGCGGAGGAGGTCGCGGCCGAGATCAAGGGCGTGCCGGTGGTCTGCGACGTCTCGGACGCCGCCGGCGCGGAAGCGGCCGTTGCCAAGGCCGTCGAGGCGCTCGGCCAGCAGCCGCGCGTGCTGGTGAACTGCGCCGGCATCGGCGTCGCCAAGCGCGTCGTCGGCCGCGACGGCCCGATGCCGCTGGCCGATTTCGAGAAGGTCATCAAGGTCAACCTGATCGGCTCGTTCAACATGCTGCGTCTGGTCACCAACGGCATGACCAAGCTGGAGCCGCAGGCGACCGGTGAGCGCGGGGTCGTCATCAACACCGCGTCGGTCGCCGCCTATGACGGCCAGATCGGACAGTCGGCCTATTCCGCCTCCAAGGGCGGCATCGTCGGCATGACCCTGCCGATCGCGCGCGAGCTCGCGCAGTTCGGCATCCGCGTGCTGACCATTGCGCCGGGCCTGTTCCTGACGCCGCTGCTCGCCAACCTGCCGCAGGAGGCCCAGGACTCGCTCGCCGCCGCGATCCCGTTCCCCCGCCGTCTGGGTCATGCCGATGAGTTCGCCGCGCTGGCGCTGCACATGGTCGAGAACGCCTACCTCAACGGCGAAGTCGTCCGCCTCGACGGCTCGCTGCGCATGGCGCCGAAGTAA
- a CDS encoding thioesterase family protein has translation MFVHRRDVQIQWGDCDPANIVYYPRYFAMFDDATSVMFEAAGFSKQDIVRRYGLVGIPMVDTRAKFYIPSTYGDWITIESRIESVKRSSFDVTHKVFKGEALAIEGFETRVLVGRDPADPDKLKSAPFPEEMRAKFLGE, from the coding sequence ATGTTCGTTCACCGCCGCGACGTGCAGATCCAGTGGGGCGACTGCGATCCCGCCAACATCGTCTACTACCCGCGCTATTTCGCGATGTTCGACGATGCGACCTCGGTCATGTTCGAGGCGGCCGGGTTCTCCAAGCAGGACATCGTCCGTCGCTACGGCCTGGTCGGCATCCCCATGGTCGACACCCGCGCCAAGTTCTACATCCCCTCGACCTATGGCGACTGGATCACGATCGAGAGCCGGATCGAGAGCGTCAAGCGCTCGTCCTTCGACGTCACCCACAAGGTGTTCAAGGGCGAGGCGCTGGCCATCGAAGGGTTCGAGACCCGGGTGCTGGTCGGGCGCGATCCGGCCGACCCGGACAAGCTGAAATCGGCGCCTTTCCCGGAGGAGATGCGAGCCAAGTTTCTCGGGGAATGA